In Sebastes fasciatus isolate fSebFas1 chromosome 15, fSebFas1.pri, whole genome shotgun sequence, a genomic segment contains:
- the LOC141783816 gene encoding cdc42 effector protein 3, which translates to MPLRTSLYRKPSSARWPNRHTKRREVLSVNMISLPLADFRHITHIGNDAHTDSFGDLSFLKMGHGLLLQSSQSEQNLFLACSPPPKPPRLNLDEADGSESPDWHAGRQHNASQRRKKCSSMPLLDSEDGEAELEKEDGCQRGNNAAPNMARSLGRGSLNSDRDEDSTETCNKAVGQHKEEDSAFSFSLDLGPSILDDVLQVMDKRDNKTT; encoded by the coding sequence ATGCCACTAAGAACATCGTTGTACAGGAAGCCATCCTCTGCTCGTTGGCCCAACAGGCACACCAAGCGCAGGGAGGTGCTGTCCGTCAACATGATCAGCCTACCGCTGGCTGATTTCCGTCACATCACACATATTGGCAACGATGCCCACACAGACAGCTTCGGAGACCTGTCCTTCTTAAAGATGGGCCACGGTCTGCTTCTACAGAGCTCCCAGAGCGAGCAGAATCTCTTCCTGGCTTGCTCTCCGCCGCCAAAGCCACCGCGCCTGAACCTGGATGAGGCAGACGGCTCGGAGAGCCCCGACTGGCATGCGGGCCGCCAGCACAACGCGTCCCAGAGGAGAAAGAAATGCAGCTCTATGCCGCTGCTGGACAGCGAGGACGGGGAAGCAGAGTTGGAAAAGGAGGACGGGTGTCAAAGAGGGAATAATGCTGCACCCAATATGGCTCGCAGCCTCGGACGGGGCAGCCTGAACTCAGACAGGGACGAAGACTCCACAGAGACCTGTAACAAAGCTGTTGGACAGCATAAGGAGGAGGACAGTGCATTTTCGTTCAGCCTTGACCTGGGCCCTTCAATCCTGGATGATGTTCTCCAGGTGATGGACAAACGTGACAATAAGACAACCTAG